The following proteins are encoded in a genomic region of Arcobacter suis CECT 7833:
- a CDS encoding TerB family tellurite resistance protein: MLLMKLQAKEKFSFLQLAHYLARVDNKYGQKEEEIILEYCSEMGIENVDSFDFENFSLENILKDFKSESSKRIVILELMILIHIDHSFNLNEKKLIQRISESFGIDIDDVNDYSQWGKSVAMLYEVAKIFVNERKI; the protein is encoded by the coding sequence ATGTTATTAATGAAATTACAAGCAAAAGAGAAGTTTTCTTTTTTACAATTAGCTCACTATTTAGCAAGAGTTGATAATAAATATGGACAAAAAGAGGAAGAAATCATTTTAGAATATTGTTCAGAAATGGGAATTGAAAATGTGGATTCTTTTGATTTTGAAAATTTTAGTTTAGAAAATATATTAAAAGATTTTAAATCTGAATCTAGCAAAAGAATTGTAATTTTAGAATTAATGATTTTAATTCACATTGACCACTCTTTTAATTTAAATGAGAAAAAATTAATACAAAGAATTTCAGAAAGCTTTGGAATAGATATAGATGATGTAAATGATTATTCTCAATGGGGAAAATCAGTTGCGATGTTATATGAAGTTGCCAAAATATTTGTAAATGAGAGAAAAATATAG
- a CDS encoding cell division protein ZapB, producing the protein MEIIETLNSKIDKLIHDYDKLRLENLALQQELDALKNENDELVRNNQDMFLRIDSTLTLIKVRNSE; encoded by the coding sequence ATGGAAATAATAGAAACATTAAATAGTAAAATTGATAAATTAATTCACGATTATGATAAGTTAAGATTGGAAAATTTAGCACTGCAACAAGAGTTAGATGCCTTAAAAAACGAAAACGATGAATTAGTAAGAAATAATCAAGATATGTTTCTCCGAATTGATAGCACATTAACATTAATAAAGGTACGAAATAGTGAATAA
- a CDS encoding primosomal protein N' — MFYYELALLKSPLNNLTFQSEEKIEIGFKVKVKLQQRKNLDEAVVIKEVEKPTFKCTNISEITNEYFDEKMLLVATFVSLYYVCSLGEALSVYNPFDKNITLILDEKRFDTKIALSPQQEKAKRFLDEKKQALLFANTGAGKTEVYIKIIEEQLNQNKQAILLMPEISLTPQMEKRLEKVFDKSVAIWHSKITKKKKDEILKGLQEGNIKLIAGARSALFLPYSNLGVIVVDEEHDDSYKSDSKPRLNTKDLSIYMAKKFDIQLVLGSATVSTSSFYKIPFFRLDETYHQTKKTYSFEDSDANLSIKVVDKIAKTINEGNQVIVFLPTRANFKYQICTTCGKSVECPYCSVSMSLHKNDLALKCHYCGYAQKIPETCPSCHSGIIHNLRVGTAQIEEELKALFSQKVIKRFDRDQIKTNTQLKTVLNEFNKGEIDILVGTQMLSKGHDYHNVKLAVVLGIDSVLNMNSYKSREKALSLLIQISGRSGRSGEGEVIIQTKNEEFFNHYLNESNYKEFLESELEFRKELYPPFLKMAKVTFSHTNGFKIKEEMDFYVQLLKANKDIEVVGFGQSPIFKMANKYRYEIILRSLNVKALLNALHSIQTPNASIDMDTIY; from the coding sequence ATGTTTTATTATGAACTAGCCCTTTTAAAATCACCTTTAAATAATCTTACTTTTCAAAGTGAAGAAAAAATAGAAATAGGTTTTAAAGTAAAAGTAAAACTCCAACAAAGAAAAAATTTAGATGAAGCAGTTGTAATAAAAGAAGTAGAAAAACCGACTTTTAAATGTACAAATATTTCTGAAATTACAAATGAATATTTTGATGAAAAAATGCTTTTAGTAGCTACTTTTGTATCTTTATATTATGTTTGTTCTTTAGGGGAAGCCTTAAGCGTTTATAATCCTTTTGATAAAAATATAACTCTTATTTTAGATGAAAAAAGATTTGATACCAAAATAGCTTTATCACCACAACAAGAAAAAGCAAAAAGATTTTTAGATGAAAAAAAACAGGCTTTACTTTTTGCAAATACAGGTGCTGGAAAAACAGAAGTTTATATAAAAATTATAGAAGAACAGTTAAATCAAAATAAACAAGCAATTTTGCTTATGCCTGAGATCTCACTAACACCACAAATGGAAAAAAGACTTGAAAAGGTTTTTGATAAAAGCGTAGCTATTTGGCACTCAAAAATCACAAAAAAGAAAAAAGATGAGATTCTAAAAGGTTTACAAGAAGGAAATATCAAACTAATTGCAGGAGCAAGGTCAGCTTTATTTTTACCATACTCAAATTTAGGTGTGATTGTAGTTGATGAAGAGCATGATGATTCTTACAAAAGTGATTCAAAACCTAGATTAAATACAAAAGATTTATCTATTTATATGGCTAAAAAGTTTGATATTCAACTTGTTTTAGGAAGTGCAACGGTTTCAACAAGTTCTTTTTATAAAATTCCATTTTTTAGGCTTGATGAAACTTATCATCAAACTAAAAAAACTTATAGTTTTGAAGATAGTGATGCAAATTTATCAATAAAAGTTGTAGATAAAATAGCAAAAACTATAAATGAAGGAAATCAAGTAATTGTATTTTTACCTACACGAGCAAATTTTAAATATCAGATTTGTACAACTTGTGGAAAATCAGTTGAATGTCCTTATTGTTCAGTTTCTATGAGTTTACATAAAAATGATTTAGCTTTAAAATGTCATTATTGTGGATATGCTCAGAAAATTCCAGAAACTTGTCCTTCTTGTCATAGTGGAATAATTCACAATTTACGAGTTGGAACTGCTCAAATTGAAGAGGAATTAAAAGCCTTATTTTCTCAAAAAGTAATCAAAAGATTTGACCGTGACCAAATAAAAACAAATACCCAATTAAAAACAGTTTTAAATGAGTTTAATAAAGGTGAAATTGATATTTTAGTTGGAACTCAAATGCTTTCAAAAGGGCATGATTATCACAATGTAAAACTTGCTGTTGTTTTAGGAATAGATTCAGTTTTAAATATGAATTCATATAAATCAAGGGAAAAAGCACTTTCTTTACTTATTCAAATATCAGGAAGAAGTGGAAGAAGTGGCGAGGGTGAAGTAATAATTCAAACTAAAAATGAAGAATTTTTTAATCACTATTTGAATGAATCAAATTATAAAGAGTTTTTAGAAAGTGAATTAGAGTTTAGAAAAGAGCTTTATCCTCCATTTTTAAAGATGGCAAAAGTAACTTTTTCCCATACAAATGGATTCAAAATAAAAGAAGAGATGGATTTTTATGTACAACTTTTAAAAGCAAATAAAGATATTGAAGTTGTAGGTTTTGGACAAAGTCCTATTTTTAAAATGGCAAATAAATATCGATATGAAATAATTCTTCGTTCACTAAATGTAAAAGCTTTATTAAATGCTTTACACTCAATTCAAACTCCAAATGCTTCAATAGATATGGATACTATTTACTAA
- a CDS encoding tetrahydrodipicolinate N-succinyltransferase N-terminal domain-containing protein: MAYTKEEFKQLVDDIQSQSWYKNPIGFGIAKVDRGQINKDKILQATFPLINWNENFGSAAILLNALKVAGENVDTSKSELVCKISDEFLTSCIEAFRPFIPEAKGDAHKNVQVISILASLPIDSGLSADDYRVVFIFDDVAPESTEAVYLKLYALSTGKAALRSLNLTGAFGKLHNCAWVGNQPIELDWLRANEIVLKLSGKYPTIDMVDKFPRFLQHIIPADNTRILETSKVRMGAQLAAGTTVMPGAAYVNFNAGTLGSVMVEGRISSSAVVGAGSDVGGGASILGVLSGTDGVPVSIGENTLLGANSCTGTAIGDGCILDAGVTILPGTKIALSDKAVEALKEINPGKTISNVMKGSDFLGVNGVHFRVNSSNGQTIAMRSTREVKLNADLH, encoded by the coding sequence ATGGCTTATACAAAAGAAGAATTCAAACAATTAGTAGATGATATTCAATCACAATCTTGGTATAAAAATCCAATTGGATTTGGTATTGCAAAAGTTGATAGAGGACAAATTAACAAAGATAAAATATTACAAGCAACTTTCCCTTTAATAAATTGGAATGAGAATTTTGGAAGTGCAGCTATTTTATTAAATGCTTTAAAAGTAGCTGGAGAGAATGTAGATACTTCAAAATCAGAGTTAGTATGTAAAATAAGTGATGAGTTTTTAACTTCTTGTATCGAAGCTTTTAGACCATTTATTCCAGAAGCAAAAGGTGATGCACATAAAAATGTTCAAGTTATTTCTATATTAGCTTCACTTCCAATAGATTCTGGATTAAGTGCTGATGATTATAGAGTTGTATTTATTTTTGATGATGTTGCACCTGAAAGTACAGAAGCTGTATATTTAAAACTTTATGCACTTTCAACAGGAAAAGCAGCTTTAAGAAGCTTAAATTTAACAGGTGCATTTGGAAAATTACACAATTGCGCTTGGGTTGGAAATCAACCAATTGAACTTGACTGGTTAAGAGCAAATGAAATCGTATTAAAACTTTCTGGAAAATATCCAACTATTGATATGGTTGATAAATTCCCAAGATTTTTACAACATATTATCCCTGCAGATAATACAAGAATCCTAGAGACTTCAAAAGTTAGAATGGGAGCTCAATTAGCAGCTGGAACTACAGTAATGCCAGGAGCTGCTTATGTTAACTTCAATGCAGGAACTTTAGGTTCTGTTATGGTTGAGGGAAGAATTTCATCTTCAGCAGTTGTTGGAGCTGGATCTGATGTTGGTGGAGGAGCTTCAATTCTTGGAGTTCTTTCAGGAACAGATGGAGTTCCAGTTTCAATTGGAGAAAATACATTATTAGGTGCAAATTCTTGTACTGGAACTGCAATTGGTGATGGTTGTATTTTAGATGCTGGTGTTACAATTCTTCCTGGAACTAAAATCGCTTTATCTGATAAAGCTGTTGAAGCATTAAAAGAGATAAATCCAGGTAAAACTATTTCAAATGTAATGAAAGGAAGTGATTTCTTAGGAGTAAACGGAGTTCACTTTAGAGTTAACTCTTCAAATGGTCAAACAATAGCTATGAGAAGTACAAGAGAAGTTAAATTAAACGCTGATTTACACTAA
- a CDS encoding ABC-F family ATP-binding cassette domain-containing protein, with protein sequence MIELSNVSKSYGPNELFSELNLRLNSGNKIGLVGRNGSGKSTLFKLILGEEQADSGEVMIPRNYKIGALKQYFDFSEKTLVDETALALAEDDKFSIYKVEKILFGLGFSQEDLEKEPKSFSGGFQIRINLAKLLLTEPNMLLLDEPTNYLDILSIRWLKAFLKNFDGEVILITHDRDFMDSVCTHTMGIIRRNAYMIAGGTEKFYEQLASNEEHHEKQKIAQDKKIKELEEFIAKNKARASTAALAQSKVKILEKMDVLEDIGYDSTLKFDFNYKDTPAKFLLEVKDVSFGYTKDNILFKDISFALEKGQTLGIIGKNGKGKSTLLNVIANELKALSGTIDYHGSTVFGHFGQTNISHLNLNSTIMDEIHSTNTKLPESVVRSICGLMMFSGDNAKKKISLLSGGEKSRVMLGKIIAKDVNLLFLDEPTNHLDMDSIAALTKAIKAFEGSSIIVTHSEELLREVCDRLIVFANDEAVCFNGTYDEFLEKIGWDDDVVEVKKEKNVKVNKKESKKLRAAIVSEKSKATTPIKKQMQEIEEEIEKLEDSLEDARVKLSRDIPKIEKNIEDKFAQLEALQIKLDVMNKEFEIRMNEV encoded by the coding sequence ATGATAGAACTTTCAAATGTATCAAAAAGCTACGGACCAAATGAGCTTTTTAGTGAACTAAATTTAAGACTAAATTCTGGTAATAAAATAGGATTAGTAGGGCGAAATGGTAGTGGAAAATCTACGCTTTTTAAGCTAATTTTAGGTGAAGAACAAGCTGATAGTGGAGAAGTAATGATTCCACGAAATTATAAAATCGGAGCTTTAAAACAATATTTTGATTTTAGTGAAAAAACTTTGGTTGATGAAACTGCACTGGCACTTGCAGAAGATGATAAATTTAGTATTTATAAAGTTGAAAAGATTTTATTTGGTTTAGGTTTTTCTCAAGAAGATTTAGAAAAAGAACCAAAATCATTTTCAGGTGGTTTTCAAATTAGAATAAATCTTGCAAAACTTCTATTAACTGAACCAAATATGTTACTTTTAGATGAGCCAACAAACTACTTAGATATTTTATCTATTAGATGGTTAAAAGCATTTCTTAAAAATTTTGATGGTGAAGTAATACTTATCACACATGATAGGGATTTTATGGATAGTGTTTGTACACATACTATGGGAATTATTAGAAGAAATGCTTATATGATTGCTGGTGGAACAGAAAAGTTTTATGAGCAATTAGCAAGTAATGAAGAACACCATGAAAAACAAAAAATAGCTCAAGATAAAAAAATCAAAGAGCTTGAAGAATTTATTGCAAAAAATAAAGCACGTGCTTCAACTGCTGCACTTGCCCAATCAAAAGTAAAAATACTTGAAAAAATGGATGTTTTAGAAGATATTGGTTATGACTCAACTCTAAAATTTGATTTTAATTACAAAGATACACCAGCAAAATTTTTACTTGAAGTAAAAGATGTAAGTTTTGGATATACAAAAGATAATATTTTATTTAAAGATATTTCATTTGCCCTTGAAAAAGGTCAGACTTTAGGAATTATTGGAAAAAATGGTAAAGGAAAATCTACTTTATTAAATGTAATTGCAAACGAATTAAAAGCTTTAAGTGGAACAATTGATTATCATGGAAGTACTGTTTTTGGACACTTTGGACAAACAAATATTTCACACTTAAATTTAAATAGTACAATTATGGATGAAATACATTCAACAAATACAAAATTACCAGAATCAGTGGTTAGAAGTATTTGTGGTTTGATGATGTTTTCTGGAGACAATGCTAAAAAGAAAATCTCTTTATTATCAGGGGGAGAAAAAAGTAGGGTAATGCTTGGAAAAATCATTGCAAAAGATGTAAATTTACTTTTCCTAGATGAGCCTACAAATCACCTTGATATGGATTCAATTGCTGCACTTACAAAAGCTATTAAAGCTTTTGAGGGATCAAGTATTATTGTAACTCACAGTGAAGAGTTATTAAGAGAAGTTTGTGATAGATTAATCGTATTTGCAAATGATGAAGCTGTTTGTTTTAATGGGACATATGACGAATTTTTAGAAAAAATTGGTTGGGATGATGATGTTGTAGAAGTAAAAAAAGAAAAAAATGTTAAAGTAAATAAAAAAGAGAGCAAAAAACTCAGAGCTGCTATTGTTTCTGAGAAATCAAAAGCTACAACTCCAATTAAAAAGCAGATGCAAGAAATAGAAGAAGAGATTGAAAAATTAGAAGATTCTCTTGAAGATGCAAGAGTAAAACTTTCAAGAGATATTCCAAAAATTGAGAAAAATATAGAAGATAAATTTGCTCAATTAGAAGCTTTACAAATCAAACTTGATGTTATGAATAAAGAGTTTGAAATAAGAATGAATGAGGTTTAA
- a CDS encoding DUF234 domain-containing protein, which translates to METAVQYFIVFGGLNIKIDTTKPLLELIEKHILNEYTNLRYEINTISGGYKVDHAILTGIAQGDRRTNSSFKRAFVSFEEGMKCVEKLVDRGLIEIESSQHHLAKKRGDDKISKKLLFTTPFLRFWFAFVSPIYKGIKEKEYKEFYELYENKQAEFGNFIFEELAMECLRDSFVEDPVKQFGKYWDEKVEIDLVAKTTSGKIIAGNCKYINSKLKKNELNKLKEDCKIADLNVDIFVIFSKNGFSNELKSQKSETLRLFTPKSFKLLLA; encoded by the coding sequence ATGGAAACAGCTGTTCAATACTTTATAGTATTTGGTGGATTAAATATAAAAATCGATACAACAAAACCTCTACTTGAGCTAATTGAAAAACATATTTTAAATGAATATACAAATCTTAGATATGAAATAAACACAATAAGTGGTGGTTATAAAGTTGACCATGCAATTTTAACAGGAATTGCCCAAGGTGATAGAAGAACAAACTCCTCTTTCAAAAGAGCCTTTGTTAGCTTTGAAGAGGGAATGAAATGTGTTGAGAAGCTTGTTGATAGAGGATTAATAGAAATTGAATCTTCACAACATCACCTAGCAAAAAAAAGAGGTGATGATAAAATTTCTAAAAAACTTCTTTTTACAACTCCTTTTTTAAGATTTTGGTTTGCTTTTGTTTCTCCAATTTATAAAGGAATCAAAGAAAAAGAATACAAAGAGTTTTATGAACTTTATGAAAATAAACAAGCTGAATTTGGAAATTTCATTTTTGAAGAGTTAGCGATGGAGTGTCTTAGAGACTCTTTTGTAGAAGATCCAGTTAAACAATTTGGTAAATATTGGGATGAAAAAGTTGAAATCGATTTAGTTGCTAAAACAACTTCAGGAAAAATCATTGCTGGAAATTGTAAATATATAAACTCAAAACTAAAGAAAAATGAGTTAAATAAACTAAAAGAAGATTGTAAAATAGCAGATTTAAATGTAGATATTTTTGTGATATTTAGTAAAAATGGTTTTTCAAATGAATTGAAATCACAAAAGAGTGAGACTCTTAGATTATTTACACCTAAGAGCTTTAAGCTATTATTAGCTTAA
- a CDS encoding YaiI/YqxD family protein: MRLFIDGDAFPNLLKVIVLRAIEKQKIDTIVIANKKINIGTSNYIKYIIVNQGADEADDKIVEMLEANDLVITADIPLADRTIAKDAHAIDHRGAMYTQDNIKQYLAMRNLMQEIRDSGEITKGPAPFSQKDAQQFANSFNNFLQKYNKN; encoded by the coding sequence ATGAGACTTTTTATAGATGGCGATGCTTTCCCAAATCTCTTAAAAGTAATAGTTTTAAGAGCCATTGAAAAACAAAAAATAGATACAATTGTAATTGCAAATAAAAAAATAAATATAGGCACTTCTAATTATATAAAATATATAATAGTAAATCAAGGTGCTGATGAAGCTGATGATAAAATAGTTGAAATGTTAGAAGCAAATGACTTGGTAATTACAGCTGATATTCCACTTGCAGATAGAACTATTGCAAAAGATGCCCATGCAATTGATCACAGAGGTGCAATGTACACACAAGATAATATAAAACAATATCTAGCAATGAGAAATCTTATGCAAGAAATACGTGATAGTGGAGAAATCACAAAAGGACCTGCCCCTTTTAGTCAAAAAGATGCTCAACAATTTGCAAACTCTTTTAATAATTTTTTGCAAAAATATAATAAAAATTAA